A part of Sinorhizobium chiapasense genomic DNA contains:
- a CDS encoding MerR family transcriptional regulator — translation MRDHAGVKGLQRAELARRTGCNLETVRYYEKVGLLPEPPRTAAGYRSYDTWHERRLRFVLRARELGFSLDEIRELLRLADERDRPCAEARDVAAVHLADVRAKIADLKRMERVLKDVVAECGSGTRPECPLIETLFGESAVN, via the coding sequence ATGCGCGATCACGCTGGTGTAAAAGGCCTGCAACGGGCCGAGCTCGCGCGGCGGACGGGCTGCAATCTGGAAACGGTGCGCTACTATGAGAAGGTTGGTCTTCTCCCCGAGCCGCCACGCACGGCGGCCGGCTATCGCAGTTACGACACCTGGCACGAGCGGCGGCTTCGCTTCGTCTTGCGGGCGCGCGAGCTCGGCTTCTCCCTCGATGAAATCCGCGAGCTCCTGCGTCTCGCCGACGAGCGCGACCGGCCTTGCGCCGAAGCACGAGACGTCGCCGCCGTCCACCTTGCCGACGTCCGGGCGAAGATCGCCGATCTCAAGCGCATGGAACGGGTACTGAAGGACGTGGTGGCTGAGTGCGGCAGCGGCACGCGGCCGGAATGCCCGCTGATCGAGACACTGTTCGGCGAATCGGCGGTCAATTGA
- a CDS encoding helix-turn-helix domain-containing protein gives MTNHSDGTQSQLARLTRHYGAVRERLVRPANAVVSVAAAAELERRLQALASDNTAKARRIAALETELADAGARLIAQAQALLGRYAGEEPEDGDRPPVEEIVAAVLERFPGVTWEDIISVRRERRLVEPRHACMRAVYDARKDLSLPLIGRIFRRKHTTVLGVVQRRSADA, from the coding sequence ATGACGAACCATTCGGACGGGACACAGTCGCAACTGGCGCGCCTCACCCGGCATTACGGCGCCGTGCGCGAACGGCTGGTGCGGCCGGCAAACGCGGTCGTATCGGTCGCCGCGGCGGCGGAGCTCGAAAGGCGGCTTCAAGCACTTGCGAGCGACAATACAGCGAAGGCGCGGCGGATCGCGGCGCTGGAGACGGAGCTTGCCGATGCCGGGGCGCGGCTGATCGCGCAGGCGCAGGCGCTTCTTGGGCGATATGCGGGCGAGGAGCCTGAGGACGGCGACCGGCCGCCGGTCGAGGAGATCGTCGCGGCCGTGCTCGAACGCTTCCCCGGTGTCACCTGGGAAGACATCATCAGCGTGCGGCGCGAGCGCCGGCTGGTCGAGCCCCGGCACGCCTGCATGCGCGCGGTCTACGACGCCCGCAAGGACCTCTCGCTGCCGCTGATCGGCCGCATCTTCCGCCGCAAGCACACGACCGTGCTCGGCGTCGTACAGCGGCGATCGGCGGATGCTTGA
- a CDS encoding VOC family protein, protein MSVLALHHVSIVTADLGKSLQFYCDVFGLTEIPRPDFPVAGAWLACGSLQIHLVVHPEGTFRQNPTIDRNDWHFAFRTDDFEGVTERLAALGFREDLPEDDPKCVLVSRSGPAGFPQLYLRDPDSNVVEINGAP, encoded by the coding sequence ATGTCTGTGCTTGCCCTGCATCACGTGTCGATCGTCACCGCTGATCTGGGAAAATCACTGCAGTTTTATTGTGATGTATTCGGCCTCACCGAAATTCCTCGCCCTGATTTTCCGGTAGCAGGCGCGTGGCTCGCCTGCGGTAGTCTGCAGATACATTTGGTCGTGCACCCCGAAGGAACTTTCCGCCAGAACCCCACGATCGACCGCAACGATTGGCACTTCGCGTTCCGCACCGATGATTTTGAGGGCGTTACTGAAAGGCTGGCGGCCCTCGGCTTCCGGGAGGATTTGCCTGAAGACGATCCAAAGTGTGTGCTGGTGTCCCGCTCCGGCCCAGCCGGCTTTCCACAGCTCTATCTCCGCGACCCCGACTCGAATGTCGTAGAGATCAACGGAGCGCCGTAA
- a CDS encoding pyridoxamine 5'-phosphate oxidase family protein: MFVREMTEQECIALVASGRLGRLACCRDGRPYIVPIHYALAGRCLYGFSMLGQKIEWMRDNPLVCVAIDELSSQNQWKSVVISGRYLELPDTEQWRRERLHAWSLLEKHVNWWEPGGLKPGPQEIADAAPPVFYCIDIEEMTGRAAMPGDPV; the protein is encoded by the coding sequence ATGTTTGTCAGGGAAATGACCGAGCAGGAATGCATCGCACTCGTCGCCTCGGGCCGCCTCGGCCGGCTCGCCTGCTGCCGGGACGGACGGCCCTATATCGTTCCGATCCACTACGCGCTCGCCGGCCGATGCCTCTACGGTTTTTCGATGCTCGGCCAGAAGATCGAGTGGATGCGCGACAATCCTTTGGTCTGCGTCGCGATCGACGAGCTTTCCAGCCAGAACCAGTGGAAGAGCGTTGTCATCTCGGGCCGCTACCTGGAATTGCCGGATACCGAGCAATGGCGCCGCGAGCGCCTGCATGCCTGGTCGCTGCTCGAAAAACACGTCAACTGGTGGGAGCCCGGCGGCCTGAAGCCCGGCCCGCAGGAGATCGCCGATGCCGCACCGCCTGTCTTCTATTGCATCGACATCGAGGAGATGACCGGACGCGCGGCGATGCCGGGCGATCCGGTATGA
- a CDS encoding heavy-metal-associated domain-containing protein, whose translation MKTFFSALAVIGSIAAVPAAFAAERTVTFAVDNMTCASCPYIVKTTIAAVPGVSNVTVSFEAKTATVTFDDAKTNTEAIAAASTDAGYPAHPKQKQGGQDG comes from the coding sequence ATGAAGACGTTCTTCAGTGCCCTCGCTGTCATCGGCTCCATTGCCGCGGTTCCGGCCGCCTTCGCCGCCGAGCGCACCGTCACCTTTGCCGTCGACAACATGACCTGTGCCTCGTGTCCCTACATCGTCAAGACCACGATTGCCGCGGTGCCCGGCGTCAGCAACGTGACCGTCTCGTTCGAGGCGAAGACCGCGACGGTGACGTTCGACGATGCCAAGACCAACACCGAGGCCATCGCAGCCGCCAGCACGGACGCCGGCTACCCGGCCCATCCGAAGCAAAAGCAAGGCGGCCAGGATGGCTGA
- a CDS encoding PAS domain-containing sensor histidine kinase, with the protein MRRSQSSFSVFIGFVSPDFTGEDLMSNNESLALQLVENIPGHVWSTDPGGRFTYVNPSMRAFFGGASDDALSSWSVEEWLQHVHPEDRHRVAAKWRHSLTTGDPFDSEQRIRDGGGAYRWFRASSRSFRDSSGVINAWYGQTIDIEDQRKAEDELRDRSVELSVLIDMVPSHLWRLTPDGTTTLVNKRMADYLGRDLSDKSSLESVMETIFHPDDADAVDKELGRCLATGERFSMRYRLLRADGMYRWMSGRAEPMRDQDGNITEWFGLCHDIEDQVQAADALRRSADKLARATQTANLAQLSASIAHEISQPLAAIITDSDTCLRWLSTDPPNVERGKFTAKRITQVALAAVDVIGRIRALFQQKPQARVTEDVNQLIVEVLDLMSDEITATSTRVDTDLGMSLPQIPIDRVQVQQVLVNLIRNGIQAMDSTSPLRSLRIKSCQNRSDDVRVEIQDAGSGFADPNRVFEPFFTTKSNGMGMGLSICRSIVESHGGQLWVANNETVGATVAFTLPVASAGSTPPDMDSLERPLL; encoded by the coding sequence ATGCGTCGCTCGCAGTCCTCGTTCTCTGTTTTCATTGGTTTTGTCTCACCCGATTTCACCGGCGAGGATCTGATGTCGAACAATGAATCGCTGGCCCTGCAACTCGTCGAGAATATACCAGGTCACGTTTGGTCGACGGATCCCGGCGGTCGTTTCACCTATGTCAATCCGAGTATGCGGGCATTTTTCGGCGGCGCATCAGACGATGCCTTGAGTTCATGGAGTGTGGAGGAATGGTTGCAACATGTTCATCCCGAGGATCGCCACCGTGTTGCCGCCAAATGGCGGCATAGTCTTACGACGGGCGATCCGTTCGATAGCGAGCAGCGTATACGCGACGGAGGTGGTGCGTATCGCTGGTTTCGCGCGTCGAGCCGGTCCTTTCGGGACAGCAGTGGCGTAATCAATGCCTGGTATGGTCAGACGATCGACATTGAGGACCAGAGGAAAGCCGAGGACGAACTGCGCGACCGTTCGGTGGAACTGTCCGTGCTCATCGACATGGTTCCGAGCCACCTATGGCGGCTGACGCCAGACGGTACAACCACGCTTGTCAACAAGCGTATGGCTGACTATCTCGGCCGTGATTTGTCCGACAAGAGCAGTCTCGAGTCCGTGATGGAAACGATCTTCCATCCAGACGACGCAGACGCTGTGGACAAGGAGCTGGGCCGCTGCCTTGCCACGGGCGAAAGATTCTCGATGCGTTACCGGCTTCTCCGGGCTGATGGCATGTATCGCTGGATGTCCGGCCGCGCGGAGCCCATGCGGGATCAGGATGGAAACATTACTGAGTGGTTCGGACTCTGCCACGACATAGAAGACCAGGTGCAAGCGGCCGACGCGCTACGCCGCTCCGCTGACAAACTCGCGCGGGCAACTCAGACCGCAAACCTGGCGCAGCTTTCCGCCTCCATAGCACACGAAATCAGCCAGCCGCTGGCGGCGATCATCACCGATTCCGACACATGCCTCCGTTGGCTCTCGACCGATCCGCCGAATGTCGAGCGGGGAAAGTTCACTGCGAAACGCATCACCCAGGTCGCCTTGGCAGCCGTCGACGTCATTGGCCGGATTCGAGCGCTTTTCCAGCAAAAGCCGCAGGCGCGGGTGACCGAAGACGTAAATCAGCTCATCGTCGAGGTCCTTGACCTTATGTCCGACGAGATTACTGCAACGTCCACTCGTGTCGACACCGATCTTGGCATGAGCCTGCCACAGATTCCAATCGACCGCGTGCAAGTGCAACAGGTTCTCGTAAACCTGATCCGAAATGGTATCCAGGCCATGGACAGCACGAGCCCCCTGCGTTCACTCAGGATCAAGTCATGTCAAAATCGCTCGGATGACGTCCGTGTCGAGATTCAGGACGCCGGAAGCGGTTTCGCCGACCCCAATCGCGTCTTCGAGCCCTTCTTCACGACGAAGAGCAACGGAATGGGAATGGGGCTTTCCATCTGCCGTTCCATCGTCGAATCCCATGGAGGCCAACTCTGGGTGGCTAACAATGAGACGGTTGGCGCGACCGTCGCATTTACACTACCCGTCGCGTCGGCGGGTTCAACGCCGCCGGATATGGATTCACTTGAACGTCCGTTGCTCTAG
- a CDS encoding LexA family transcriptional regulator, translated as MSDKAERLREARQKAGYRFASDAANALGVVASTYRAHENGQNDFELAEAKIYGRRFNVDPYWLMEGDRRAGNGTAPAPPEVDKPNAEVGARIVGKGKKIPVFGQAVGGVDGEFIMNGNVLYEVMAPPILSDISGAYAVSVSGDSMYPRYEDGEVCFVDPKRTVRRGDYVIAQIRLEENGALLAYVKKFVRHNTAELVLEQFNPPKELRFDANTVHSVHYIALAGNA; from the coding sequence ATGAGCGACAAAGCTGAGAGATTGCGCGAGGCGCGCCAGAAGGCCGGCTATCGGTTTGCCTCCGATGCCGCCAACGCGCTTGGCGTCGTCGCCTCGACCTATCGCGCCCACGAAAACGGCCAGAACGACTTCGAGCTCGCCGAGGCAAAGATCTACGGCCGCCGCTTCAATGTCGATCCGTACTGGCTGATGGAAGGCGACCGGCGGGCGGGTAACGGCACCGCGCCCGCGCCCCCCGAGGTCGACAAGCCCAACGCTGAGGTTGGGGCCCGGATCGTCGGCAAAGGCAAGAAGATCCCCGTCTTCGGCCAGGCCGTCGGCGGGGTGGACGGTGAATTCATAATGAACGGCAATGTGTTGTACGAAGTCATGGCGCCGCCGATTCTCTCGGACATTTCGGGCGCCTACGCGGTCTCGGTTTCCGGCGATTCGATGTATCCGCGCTACGAGGACGGCGAGGTCTGCTTCGTCGACCCCAAACGCACGGTGAGGCGCGGCGACTATGTGATTGCCCAAATCCGGCTCGAAGAAAACGGCGCACTGCTCGCCTACGTCAAGAAGTTCGTCCGCCACAACACCGCCGAACTGGTGCTCGAGCAGTTCAACCCGCCGAAGGAGCTCCGCTTCGACGCCAACACCGTCCATTCGGTCCACTACATCGCGCTTGCCGGGAACGCGTGA
- the merBA gene encoding bifunctional organomercurial lyase/mercury(II) reductase MerBA — MNDCCATSSSQSKPSASPAAPSFVVRPGVTFPDWSVVTSPAVKEALEAMVGSDHVLNRWSGYDPAADRVRVALLRLYAEDGRAPAIGALADRAGLSAPAIRPLLEDLSRRDLVVLDGERIVGAYPFTDRDTGHRVTLDGRVLSAMCAVDALGIGAMTNRDAAIASRCRQCGAPIRIATRDEGRALADIAPASAVAWLSVRYEGGCAASSLCATTAFFCSDDHLSAWRCQRSAEAPGFRLSIEEGLEAGRALFGPSLAGLHMPSKSPATTDRSFRANRGNGGAYDLVVIGAGSAGFSAAITAADEGAEVALVGSGTIGGTCVNIGCVPSKTLIRAAETLHNARAAARFAGISAEAELTDWRETVRQKDALVSELRQAKYVDLLPAYNGIAYREGPARLVDDGVVVNGARIPAGKIIIATGARPAVPVIPGLETVPYLTSTTALDLEELPRSLLVIGGGYVGAELAQMFARAGVEVTLICRSRLLPGAEPEIGAALTVYFAGEGITVVSGIAYRAIRKTGNGISLTVARDGQETTIDADRVLIATGRTPNIEGLGLAGHGIAIAPNGGIVVDDCMRTSRAGIYAAGDVTGRDQFVYMAAYGAKLAARNVLNGDSLRYDDSAMPAIVFTDPQVASVGMTEATARAAGHAVRTSTIGLDQVPRALAARDTRGLIKLVADARSGKLLGAHILAPEGADSIQTAALAIRQGLTVDDLAETIFPYLTTVEGLKLAALAFGKDVAKLSCCAG; from the coding sequence ATGAACGACTGCTGCGCAACCTCCTCGTCCCAGAGCAAGCCTTCGGCTTCCCCAGCCGCACCGAGCTTTGTCGTGCGGCCGGGCGTGACGTTTCCTGACTGGTCGGTCGTCACATCGCCGGCGGTCAAGGAAGCCCTTGAGGCGATGGTCGGCTCCGACCATGTGCTTAACCGGTGGAGCGGCTACGATCCCGCCGCGGATCGGGTTCGCGTTGCGCTGCTGCGGCTCTACGCCGAAGACGGGCGGGCGCCGGCCATCGGCGCGCTCGCCGACCGTGCGGGGTTGAGCGCGCCGGCCATCCGGCCCCTGCTTGAAGACCTCAGCCGCCGCGATCTGGTCGTGCTCGACGGCGAGCGGATCGTCGGCGCCTATCCCTTCACCGATCGCGACACCGGGCACCGGGTCACGCTCGACGGACGAGTTCTCAGTGCCATGTGCGCGGTCGACGCGCTCGGCATCGGGGCCATGACGAACCGCGACGCCGCGATCGCTTCGCGGTGCCGCCAATGCGGCGCGCCGATCCGGATCGCCACACGGGATGAGGGCCGGGCTTTGGCTGACATCGCGCCGGCATCAGCGGTCGCATGGCTCAGCGTTCGCTATGAAGGCGGGTGCGCCGCAAGCTCGCTGTGTGCGACGACCGCCTTCTTCTGCTCGGACGACCATCTTTCCGCATGGCGCTGCCAGCGTTCCGCGGAAGCGCCCGGGTTTCGGCTGTCGATCGAGGAAGGGCTGGAGGCGGGCCGCGCCCTGTTCGGGCCGAGCCTTGCGGGTCTCCACATGCCATCGAAGAGCCCAGCGACCACCGACCGTTCCTTCCGCGCCAATCGCGGCAATGGCGGGGCCTACGACCTCGTCGTGATCGGCGCCGGTTCTGCCGGCTTCTCGGCCGCGATCACGGCGGCGGACGAGGGCGCTGAGGTGGCGCTCGTCGGCAGCGGCACGATCGGCGGCACCTGCGTCAATATCGGTTGCGTACCCTCCAAGACCCTGATCCGCGCCGCTGAGACGTTGCACAATGCGCGCGCGGCGGCCCGGTTTGCCGGTATCTCGGCCGAGGCCGAGCTGACCGACTGGCGCGAAACCGTCCGGCAGAAGGACGCCCTCGTTTCCGAGTTGCGCCAGGCCAAATACGTCGATCTGCTGCCGGCCTATAACGGCATCGCCTATCGCGAAGGGCCGGCGCGCCTCGTGGACGATGGTGTCGTCGTCAACGGCGCACGCATCCCGGCCGGCAAGATCATCATCGCGACCGGTGCGCGGCCGGCGGTGCCCGTCATTCCCGGCCTCGAGACCGTGCCCTATCTCACCAGCACGACCGCGCTAGACCTCGAGGAACTGCCCCGGTCGCTGCTCGTCATCGGCGGCGGCTATGTCGGGGCGGAGCTCGCCCAGATGTTCGCCCGTGCCGGCGTCGAGGTAACGCTCATCTGCCGCTCCCGTCTGCTCCCCGGGGCCGAGCCCGAGATCGGCGCTGCGCTGACCGTGTATTTCGCAGGCGAGGGGATCACGGTCGTCTCCGGCATTGCCTACCGCGCGATTCGCAAGACCGGGAACGGCATTTCCCTCACCGTGGCACGCGACGGCCAAGAAACGACGATCGACGCCGATCGGGTGCTGATCGCCACCGGCCGCACGCCCAACATCGAAGGCCTGGGGCTCGCCGGGCATGGGATCGCCATTGCGCCAAATGGCGGCATCGTCGTCGACGACTGCATGCGCACGTCCCGCGCCGGCATCTATGCCGCCGGCGATGTCACCGGCCGCGACCAGTTCGTCTATATGGCCGCCTATGGCGCCAAGCTCGCGGCGAGGAACGTGCTCAACGGCGACAGCCTGCGCTACGACGACAGCGCCATGCCGGCGATCGTGTTCACCGATCCGCAAGTGGCGAGTGTCGGCATGACCGAAGCCACGGCGCGCGCCGCCGGACACGCGGTTCGCACCTCGACAATCGGTCTCGACCAGGTGCCACGTGCGCTTGCGGCCCGCGACACCCGCGGGCTCATCAAGCTCGTCGCCGATGCTCGCAGCGGCAAGCTGCTCGGCGCGCACATCCTGGCGCCGGAAGGCGCCGACAGCATCCAGACGGCCGCGCTTGCCATCCGGCAGGGTCTCACGGTCGACGATCTCGCGGAGACGATCTTTCCGTATCTCACTACTGTAGAGGGACTGAAGCTCGCGGCGCTGGCGTTCGGCAAGGACGTCGCCAAGCTGTCCTGTTGCGCCGGGTGA
- a CDS encoding AraC family transcriptional regulator — protein MVKLTGALFFISQASTPWGTEVPRAETFAPIILPRARHVFSYHIVLKGSGWAGIPGVASTSFEAGDVLVFPHGDRHSLLSAPGQPPEFDAAATLQFFRDMAAGKIPFVIQEGGGGPERTDILCGFLACDMRPFNPVLASMPRLLHVKRRPKGQPDLLERLIELTLAEAQSDRPGRESIHMRLSELMFVEVVRRHLETQPMGETGWLAGLRDASVGCALALLHRSPAYPWTLIELARQAGVSRAVLANRFAHLVGYPPMQYLTLWRMQIAANLLAERSMKVAAVAYEVGYQSEAAFSRTFKKITGVTPAAWSIREAT, from the coding sequence GTGGTGAAGCTTACCGGTGCTTTGTTCTTCATCTCGCAGGCGTCGACTCCCTGGGGGACGGAAGTACCCCGGGCGGAGACCTTCGCACCGATTATCCTGCCACGCGCGCGGCATGTGTTTTCCTACCACATCGTCCTCAAAGGTTCCGGCTGGGCCGGCATTCCGGGCGTCGCTTCCACGTCCTTCGAGGCAGGTGACGTACTGGTATTCCCGCATGGCGATCGCCATTCACTGCTCAGCGCACCAGGACAGCCGCCGGAGTTCGATGCCGCCGCGACGTTGCAATTCTTCCGCGACATGGCGGCCGGTAAAATCCCGTTCGTGATCCAGGAGGGCGGCGGCGGCCCAGAGCGGACCGACATCCTGTGCGGCTTCCTCGCATGCGACATGCGGCCGTTCAACCCGGTGCTCGCGAGCATGCCGCGGCTTCTGCATGTCAAGCGCCGCCCAAAGGGCCAACCCGACCTGCTCGAGCGGTTGATCGAACTTACGCTGGCTGAGGCGCAGAGCGACCGCCCCGGGCGCGAATCCATTCACATGAGGCTGAGCGAGCTCATGTTTGTGGAGGTGGTGCGGCGTCATCTCGAGACCCAGCCCATGGGCGAAACCGGCTGGCTGGCGGGACTGCGGGACGCTTCTGTCGGCTGTGCCCTCGCCCTCCTGCATCGCAGCCCCGCTTATCCTTGGACGTTGATTGAATTGGCGCGGCAGGCGGGCGTCTCGCGTGCAGTTTTGGCGAACCGCTTTGCCCATCTCGTCGGATATCCGCCGATGCAGTATCTGACGCTCTGGCGTATGCAGATCGCCGCGAATCTCCTTGCCGAGCGGTCGATGAAGGTGGCGGCCGTCGCGTACGAAGTTGGATATCAGTCTGAGGCGGCGTTCAGCCGGACCTTCAAGAAGATCACAGGGGTCACACCCGCTGCTTGGTCTATTCGCGAGGCCACCTGA
- a CDS encoding mercuric transporter MerT family protein, which produces MGRNEDFGKKSEFGHERIATRTGRHWNRHGEPDGVGPQRVRRQRLIAAGGILGALGASSCCIVPLILFSLGIGGAWVGNLTALAPYKPFFVAGTTGVLGYGYYLVYWKPRPACADDAACTRAKPSRFVQAALWLATVLVIAAFAFDFVAPLLLAA; this is translated from the coding sequence GTGGGCCGCAATGAAGATTTCGGCAAGAAGAGCGAGTTCGGACATGAACGCATCGCGACACGGACCGGCAGACATTGGAACCGCCACGGTGAGCCGGACGGCGTCGGACCGCAGCGAGTCCGCCGACAGCGCCTGATCGCCGCCGGCGGCATTCTCGGCGCGCTCGGCGCCTCGTCCTGCTGCATCGTTCCGCTGATCCTGTTCAGCCTCGGCATAGGCGGCGCCTGGGTCGGCAATCTGACCGCGCTCGCGCCCTACAAGCCGTTCTTCGTCGCCGGAACGACGGGCGTCCTCGGCTACGGCTATTACCTTGTCTACTGGAAACCCAGACCAGCCTGCGCCGACGACGCTGCCTGCACGCGTGCCAAGCCCAGCCGTTTCGTTCAGGCCGCACTCTGGCTCGCGACCGTGCTCGTCATCGCCGCCTTCGCCTTCGATTTCGTCGCGCCCCTGCTGCTTGCCGCCTGA
- a CDS encoding methyltransferase domain-containing protein: MAEPERWQVSTGAAEVYESCFVPAIFGAWAGPVADAAGIKVGNKVLDVGCGTGVLAREALRRVGEEGQVVGLDLNQEMLAVAARTEPRIEWRHGDAASLPFEDASFDIVVSQFALMYFPDRVTSLCEMWRTLVPGGRLAVAAWAPIGRARGYQILVDIAARGCEGRAADVLAAPFVLGDQAELAKLFVDSGISRAKVTHHKGSIRFASVKEFVRIEVKASPLADMLSDDAMATLAAESESALAEFVVPSGEIIMPMDAHIVTAKKG, from the coding sequence ATGGCCGAGCCTGAACGCTGGCAGGTCTCAACGGGCGCTGCCGAAGTCTACGAGTCCTGTTTCGTACCTGCGATCTTCGGCGCTTGGGCCGGACCGGTCGCCGACGCTGCTGGAATCAAGGTGGGTAACAAAGTTCTCGACGTTGGCTGCGGGACAGGCGTGCTTGCACGCGAGGCCCTCAGGCGGGTTGGGGAAGAAGGTCAGGTCGTTGGTCTCGATCTGAATCAGGAGATGCTGGCGGTCGCAGCGCGAACCGAGCCGAGAATAGAATGGCGACACGGCGATGCGGCGTCTCTTCCTTTCGAGGATGCGAGTTTTGACATCGTGGTCAGCCAGTTCGCGCTGATGTATTTTCCGGACCGCGTGACCTCCCTATGTGAGATGTGGCGCACTCTCGTGCCAGGAGGACGCCTTGCGGTCGCCGCTTGGGCACCGATCGGCCGCGCCCGTGGTTACCAGATACTCGTGGATATCGCGGCCCGAGGGTGCGAAGGTCGGGCAGCAGACGTGCTGGCAGCGCCTTTCGTCCTTGGCGATCAAGCCGAGCTCGCCAAGCTATTTGTCGACAGTGGCATTTCCCGGGCCAAAGTTACTCACCACAAGGGTTCGATCCGGTTCGCGTCTGTAAAGGAATTCGTACGTATCGAGGTTAAAGCCTCGCCCCTGGCCGACATGCTCAGCGACGATGCGATGGCAACTCTCGCTGCGGAATCTGAGAGTGCGCTTGCGGAGTTTGTCGTGCCTTCAGGCGAAATCATTATGCCGATGGATGCCCACATTGTAACGGCAAAGAAAGGCTAG
- the greA gene encoding transcription elongation factor GreA — protein MSVAFVKEESAETAAETLLPDRPISPHPNLVTEAGLKALEMQLRQAREAYDATSAIEDVNERRRQAAGPLRDLRYFAERVRTAELVPDPTSTDTVAFGSTVTFSRDDGRVQTYRIVGEDEADPKAGSISYVSPVARILRGKVVGDVVSVGDQELEIIAISAAPRV, from the coding sequence TTGAGCGTCGCCTTCGTCAAGGAAGAAAGTGCCGAAACGGCTGCGGAAACCCTGCTGCCCGACCGTCCGATTTCGCCCCATCCGAACCTCGTCACGGAGGCGGGGTTGAAGGCGCTTGAAATGCAGCTTAGGCAGGCGCGCGAGGCCTATGATGCGACAAGCGCGATCGAGGACGTGAACGAACGACGCAGACAGGCCGCAGGCCCCTTGCGTGACCTGCGCTACTTTGCCGAGCGCGTCCGCACGGCTGAGCTTGTTCCTGACCCGACGTCAACCGACACGGTTGCCTTCGGCAGCACCGTCACCTTCAGCCGCGACGATGGGCGGGTGCAGACCTATCGGATCGTCGGAGAGGACGAGGCCGATCCCAAGGCCGGATCGATTTCCTACGTATCTCCGGTCGCAAGGATTCTGAGAGGCAAGGTGGTCGGCGATGTCGTCAGCGTCGGCGATCAGGAGCTCGAGATCATCGCCATCTCTGCAGCGCCGCGCGTCTGA